TCTAATAGCTGGGAAGAGATGACAACCATTTGTTTAAAGGAGTTCTCTTTCTGCAGTATAAGATATCAGAAGAGCTTATATGATCATCAGAAAGCTTCTGAGGCTTACACCCATGCGTGGCTAGTTTTGTTCCAAGCTTGATGTGTTCGTCCGCTGAACTCACAAACAAATAAGAAGCAAAATTCGACTCGAATGTTGCAGAAGATGGGGCAATCTTCTTAGAGAACTTTCCGGGTCCATTACGGAACAGCTAAAGTAATGTGGCTCATGTTGTTCAACTGATAGATACTGCTTGAGGAGGACTCCATCCATGCCCATGAAAACTACCTTCCTAAATCACTTCAACCTCATATCATCtctctcttgtttcttcttctaTTCAAGACCAATCCTAAGACGTAGTTGTAGGGTAGTTTTGACTACGATTCAATTCAAATCAGAATCGAATTAAGTACTCGATAGAATCAGAATTCAAATAAGTTCCATAATATAGTTAGCACTTTAAAATCAAAATCTAGTAATGAAATCttttaatcttttcttttttatcaatgcgAACCGATGGTTTGAATCAAAATTGAAGCCGAAATCACTTGAAACATCGGAAGATTATCCTCTTTAAGACCCAATGGTTTCGGAACTGAAATTGCTTGGAACCAAAACTGTTAATTTCAGATGTATgtttcatgaaacttaaaactattaaTTCCGGGAGCATGATCAGATGTGTTGTAGAGTTTATTAGTTCTGGGATAAAGAAGATGGATAACAGTGAAGGTGCACATCCACTTCCAAGTTCTGGAGGATGAGTCCTTTCAATGACAAATATTGGGTAGTGTTGCTTCTTTTGCATATCTTCTTTCTCTTGACTTGACTCCATATCCCAGAGGACGGGCCGAATTAGAAAGATACGGGCCAAACAGCTCAAGATGCTTGATGCTTATGGATTGAAATTGATCTGTCTTCTGTGTCTCCAACTTGTGACCCAGTAATTTTTGTTCTTAGCTGTAACTTCTTTTGGATGTTAATCAACATGATACGTATTTTGGGTGGACAAAGGTGCATCACAATTGTCTGAAGCAAAAATGACATGAATGAGAATTGATGAGAAAGGTAAGGTTGCATCTCACATCCCTTCTTTATCAGATAACATTGAATTACTTGCCATGTTCTTAGCTCAATTCTGTTTGATTGCGTTTTAGATCGTTGTCAAGAAAGATGAATTCCATCAATGTATCAGAAGATGTGGCTGTTGGGTAACTTTTCACCGAACAAGCAGAAAGCTATATTTCCTGAGCAAATTTGCATGTCCAAGCTTTGATGGAAATGATAGCTTTCGCTGTCATTATTAGAGATCCAAATGAATGCCCTCCTCAATTAGCTAGCTACCTGTAGATATAATTTTTCTTGAGATAAGGTAAAGAGTTTGTGTAATACAGATCAATTTGTTGGTGCCCAACATTGGATGAAATCAGGTGACAATTTTGTGGACAACAAAATTGATCTTTCCATCAACATGAGACCCCTTAACTACAAAGATAGAAACAGCTAAATCAAACATCTCTTTTGCAAGAATAATCCTTCACACCTTGTTGCTGCCTCCCTTTCATGACCTACCTGGAAGGGTACCCAACCAATGTTGAAGACAACAGACCTTCCATATTGCTGAGATTCCACTCACTGACAGACCAATGTGGGTCTGACAGAGATCCAAGATGGCCATCGTCCCATGTTTGAGAACACATGTGAGGTGGTGAAGATAAACTCTTCCTgtggaaaataattttcatgtgcTCATTGGGTTTACTTGTGTCAGTCACTTGTTGGAAACACAAGACATATGTGTAGGTAAAGAACAGAGGATGACCCCTCTGCATGGTCCAACTTATCTGAAGCTCCCAACCTCTTTGATTGTGAAACAGCAACTTCTGTCGATAAAGGTATATTATATGGTGTGGGTGAAGATGATAAAGTAGGATTGGTTTCAGAGTTCTGTAGCTGCTGGATGCTATTTGGAAATGGGACTGACAGCTTCTGAGGATGAAACTAAGTATGCTGCTAATTTTTGTAGGTTTTAAGACTGAAATATGACTTCAACACAAGTACAAAGCATAAATGGAGCAAAAGAACATGATTCTGAGAAGGGTTTATGGAGATTCAGGTGAGGAGAGGAGAGACGTAATTGGCTGCTGATGGAAACGCTTATTCCAATCAGAATTCGTAGATCCTACCTTTTTCTCTTCACCAAAGAGGGACCAAAATGGGAAACTAAAAAGACGACTTCAGGGTGTGGGTTTCTTCTTCCTTTTACAACGCATCAGAAAGAGACTGAAGAAAGTGACATTCCGACTGAAGGGAGACTCGAAGAAGAAAAGAATTTGCCTGCTTATGGACATTGCAACTACTGACAAGTCTCTTAAGATGAACTTGCCATATATTCCACACACAAATCCAAGTATATATTTCAGTTTCCAAACATAAAGTAAATTAGTTTACCCTAAGAACAACATGTTAGTCCTCTCTCCATTGCAAAGAGATCAAGAAAGCTAACTTTTGTTTCTCCATTGTACATAGTTCTACTTACAAAATTTAGCTTCATTGAGGGGCAGGAAAGCCAATTTTTTTGCAGTGCTTTCAAACCCCGAAAGAACTCATAATAAGAAAAGGATAAtgaaatgctctctctctctctctctctctctctctctctctctctctccttttattCTTAAACGCGGGATGAAATGAAGTCCCATCTCATTCAATCCCAAGCATACCCCAAAGTTTTAAAGGGGTAGTGCCATGGCACATCCCCTTCGTGCTTACTACTCCAAGCCATCCTCCAAAGAGAGGCGCTTCCACTCCACCAGGCGAAGTAAGAACTCCATgacctataataataataatccaaagATCACATCAGCAATTTCACACCCAGCACACAAACTTCCATTTGTCTGTATAAATACATGAGGTTACACTAATTACTTCAGAGGGCCGTCGCAGGAAATAAGAAGCATTCGTCTCCTTTGGAAACTCTGAAACGAGGATCCCAATGCCTCGGCCTCTATCACGTAAAACCTAACAAAATCACGTCACATTCTTCCTGTTATCAACATCACTAACTCATGAACTTTAGAGGCAAACAAGGTAAATGGAGATTGCATGTATACCTTAAAAGCATCTTCATCGGTGAGATCATCTCCGATGTAAACAGGCAATACATTTTTGGAGTCAGCAAAACCTATAGGAATCAGAAGAAGTTGATGCTTCGTTAATGGAATAATTAGAACACCAAACCAATGCTACTCTTCGGTTTACCAAGTGAGTCTAATAGGAACTGCAAGGCCCTCCCCTTGTCCCATTTAATAATGGGACGGATCTCCAGTACCTAAATATGTAGTGAACGAGGAACACAAGTCACATCCATGTTATGGCGTTAAGCTccaaaaagagagagaaacaCTTCACCTTTCTCCCTGGAGTAATCCACAACATGGGGTATTCCTTCAACACTAACCACACCTGCTCCAGCAGCACTCTCCAATGCTGCATATAGTTCATACACAGAGAAGGATAAGATGAAAAGATTTTGTTTCCCATGCATGATGGCATGGAACAAGCAGTTGGTCCTCGAGTGTGAGCTCACGGCTGACCTTTTCATCTACACATCTAAAGTGAACAGACACACAGAACTTGTTGTTCTCCAACTTGGCACCAGGAATGGGTTTGGTCTTCTCCGACAGCGCTTTGTGAACCTGAAGGAGAAAGCAAATGTTGGTGATCATGTATAATGCTATAGTTTCATGTACAGATCAGAAACACTTGGAAGATGAACCGAACCTTCTTTATCATGGGCAGGAATTCGCTTGCTGGTTGAAAGAGAACAGTTTTTTTCTGGACAACGAAGACGAGAGAGAAGCATAAATGTGTGAGagaaattttcttgattttgatgtaATAACAGGGAAAATGAGTGGTACCTTCTTGGTGTATTTAGTTCCTTTGGGAACTTCGATGTCCATGCCATGGCTTCCAGCGTAGTACAACTCGGTCAATTTTACGAAGTCAAACAACTACAGATCATGGGAGTCAAATGGTGAGCAGAGGAAACAGAGAGACGGACATTACTGACACATGTTATGTCTTGGAGTTGGGTGTTCACTGCACCTTGCTTCGGCACCGCCCGCTCACAATCGCGGTGGGGAAGCACCCTGCCACTTCCTTCACGGCAGCTCTCATCTGATACTCCCAAGACAACCAATCGAATGATCACAATATCATCTTTTGATGAATTGGGGCACGCAATAAAGAGATGAAAGAATGGAAGACTCACTGCATCCGACATGAATGCAGAGTCGGGATCATCGACGATGGGGGACAGCGTCCCGTCGTAGTCCAAGAACATTACGATTTGCTTTCCTTTGGTGGCTTTCATGAGCTGCTCAAACTTACTCAAAGCAGATGGATGCCGCACCTGCTCCAGCAAAACATGACTATCAGCAATCGGGAGATCCGACCTTTTTGGGTTAAAGGACGAACGCAATTGAACTATAAGCGCTTACGATCCATGCTGAGTGCTCATTCTGTTCGCGCTCTATGATGGGCACCGCGGCAGCGCTGGCCGCAACCTTCGCGTGGATGGGAGAGGAAGCTTTCATCGACTCCAGCCACGCGTTGGTCCAGCTCTCGCCGAGCTCGACCTGAGAAAGGTGCTTCTTCCTGATAGCGGCTGCAGCGGAGGCGCCACCACCGCGAGGCGGGGGGTAGGGGAACAGGACCGGGGGTTTGGCTGCCGCCGCCACCGTGATAGCTGGCGTTGCCTCCGGCACGACCACATTCTGATTCGTCATGGCGGCGAGGAGTAAAGTTCGGTTCTTTTTCGTTCCCTTCGCTAAAAATGGGATTTTTAAGGATTTTGAGGGTTGGTAGGGCGGTGGTAGTGATTGAGATTGGGG
Above is a genomic segment from Musa acuminata AAA Group cultivar baxijiao chromosome BXJ3-4, Cavendish_Baxijiao_AAA, whole genome shotgun sequence containing:
- the LOC135634854 gene encoding probable trehalose-phosphate phosphatase 6, with amino-acid sequence MTNQNVVVPEATPAITVAAAAKPPVLFPYPPPRGGGASAAAAIRKKHLSQVELGESWTNAWLESMKASSPIHAKVAASAAAVPIIEREQNEHSAWIVRHPSALSKFEQLMKATKGKQIVMFLDYDGTLSPIVDDPDSAFMSDAMRAAVKEVAGCFPTAIVSGRCRSKLFDFVKLTELYYAGSHGMDIEVPKGTKYTKKKKTVLFQPASEFLPMIKKVHKALSEKTKPIPGAKLENNKFCVSVHFRCVDEKHWRVLLEQVWLVLKEYPMLWITPGRKVLEIRPIIKWDKGRALQFLLDSLGFADSKNVLPVYIGDDLTDEDAFKVLRDRGRGIGILVSEFPKETNASYFLRRPSEVMEFLLRLVEWKRLSLEDGLE